TCGCTACTTCCAATCAGATAATGCTGCCGATAAATTAGTACCAGAAGGTATCGAAGGACGCATTCCTTACAAAGGCTATTTAAAAGAAATTATCCACCAACAAATGGGCGGTTTACGTTCTTGTATGGGCTTAACGGGTTGTGCAACAATCGAAGAGTTACGCACCAAAGCAGAATTTGTACGCATTAGCGGTGCAGGTATTAAAGAAAGCCACGTCCACGATGTGAGTATTACCAAAGAAGCACCGAACTACCGTTTGGGCTAGTATTTTTAGAAAATTAAGCGGTTAAATTTTGTATTAAATTTGCAACGCATTGATTTTTAATAAATAAAAACGACAAGGCATGCCTTGTCTCTACAATATCCTATTTATTGTTTACATAACGTAGCGACAGGGCATTCCCTGTCGTTATTCTAAAAAGAGAACAAAATGAACAACATACACAACCATAAAATTTTAATTTTAGATTTCGGTTCGCAATATACTCAACTTATCGCACGTCGTGTGCGTGAGATTGGGGTTTATTGTGAGCTTTGGGCTTGGGACGTTACCGAAGAACAAATTCGTGAATTTAACCCAACAGGAATTATTCTTTCGGGTGGACCTGAAAGCACCACAGAACAAGGTAGCCCACGTGCCCCTGAATATGTATTCAATGCTGGCGTACCAGTGCTAGGTATCTGCTACGGAATGCAAACAATGGCAATGCAACTTGGTGGCTTAACCGAAGGTTCAGATCATCGTGAATTTGGTTACGCACAAGTAGAATTAAAAGGACAAGATCAATTATTTGCAAAATTAAATGATAATTTGACCGCTTCAAATCCACAATTAGATGTGTGGATGAGTCACGGTGATAAAGTAACCAAATTACCACAAGGTTTCCAAGTAACAGGCTTAACCCCTACTTGTCCGATTGCGTCAATGTCAGATGAAAACCGTCAATTCTACGGTGTACAGTTCCACCCAGAAGTGACCCACACTAAACAAGGTTTAGGTTTATTAACTAATTTTGTGGTTAATATTTGTGGCTGTGAAACCAAGTGGACACCAGAAAATATCATTGAAGACGCTGTTGCTCGCATTAAAGCACAAGTGGGCGATGATGAAGTGATTTTAGGCTTATCTGGTGGTGTCGATTCATCGGTAGTCGCATTATTACTACACCGTGCTATCGGTAAAAAATTACACTGTGTTTTCGTGGATAACGGATTATTACGCTTAAACGAAGCTGATCAAGTAATGGAAATGTTTGGCGATAAATTCGGATTAAACATCATCAAAGTTGACGCGGAACAACGTTTCCTAGATCGCCTTGCGGGTGTTGATGAGCCAGAAGCAAAACGCAAAATTATCGGTAATGTATTCGTGGAAGTGTTTGATGAAGAATCCCATAAACACAATAACGTAAAATGGTTAGCACAAGGTACAATTTACCCTGACGTAATCGAATCTGCGGCAAGTAAAACTGGCAAAGCTCACGTAATCAAATCCCACCACAATGTTGGCGGATTACCTGATTATATGAAACTTGGTTTAGTTGAACCATTGCGTGAATTGTTTAAAGACGAAGTGCGTAAAATCGGCTTAGCCTTAGGCTTACCTGCTGAAATGCTTAACCGTCACCCATTCCCGGGACCGGGCTTAGGCGTACGTGTTTTAGGCGAAGTGAGAAAAGAATATTGCGACTTACTCCGCAAAGCAGACGCTATTTTTATCGAAGAACTACACAACGCCGATTGGTACTACAAAGTCAGCCAAGCCTTTACCGTATTTTTACCTGTGAAATCCGTTGGCGTAATGGGTGATGGACGTAAATACGACTGGGTTGTGTCACTGCGTGCCGTTGAAACCATCGACTTTATGACTGCACATTGGGCTCATTTACCTTATGACTTACTAGGTAAAGTATCGAACCGCATTATCAACGAAGTTGAAGGCATTTCTCGTGTCGTTTATGATGTAAGTGGAAAACCACCTGCAACGATTGAGTGGGAGTGATATTTTACTGTTTCATATTGTTTCAGGACATTTCAAAAATAGTATAAAAGCCTTAATTATAAGGCTTTTATCATTTCAGGGCGTTTCATCGCATTTCATTGTATTTCAATTTTTTGTCGGTATAATCTGCGGTATTATTTTTCTATACCGTTAATTTTTTAGAAAATACCGTTATAAAACAAACGGTATTTATTTGGAGCTAAAATGCTGAGTAATTCTAAACTTAAATCGCTTAAACCCAAAGAAAAAGCCTATAAAGTCGCTGATCGTGATGGGCTTTATGTTTTCGTGTCTAAGAAGGGGACCATTTCTTTTCGTTATGACTATATTATTAATAAAAGGCGGGAAACTTTAACAATTGGGCGATTTGGGGCTGATGGGATCAGTTTGAGTGAGGCTCGTGAGAAATTGATGATGGCGAGAAAATTGGTAAGTGAGGGAATTTCGCCGGCTAATGAGAAAAGGCAGAAAAAATTCAGCCTTAGCGGTTGCGGGAATTTCGGTTTTTTTGCTGAGAAATATTTGAAAGAGGTTGAGCTTGCGGAAAGTACAAGACAGTTGAGACGGGCGACATTTGAACGTGAGATTAAGCCTTATTTTGGTAATAAGTTGATGACTGAGATTAAGGCGATTAATATTCGAAATCATTGTGAGATTATTCGTGATCGCGGTGCACCTTCTACGGCTATTTTTGTGAGAGATTTTTTTAATTTGGTGTATAAGTTTGCTATTTCAAAAGGGGCTGAATTTGGTAATCCTGCTGAGAAGGTGGCAAATTCTTCGATTGCGACCTTTAAGCCAAGGGAACGAGTTTTAACGCCTAGGGAAATTCATTTATTTTTCAATGAGCTGAATAATACTGAGCGTTATTTTACGCTTAGAAAAGGCATTTTGTTCATTCTTTATACGATGGTTAGAAAGGGCGAGTTAGTCTCTGCAAAATGGGATGAGTTTGATTTTAATAAGAATATTTGGACAATTCCCGCTGAGCGTATGAAGGCAAGACGTTCGCACAATGTTTATTTATCGCGTCAGGCGCTGGAACTTTTGACGGCGTTTAAAATTTATAGTGAAGAGTCAGAATTTGTGATCCCTTCTCGTACTTCTTTATTCAAGCCGGTTTCTTTGAGTTCTTTAAATCGGGTTGTGAGTGAAACGGTGAAAATTATGCAGGATAAGGGTATGGAGATTGATCACTTTACTATTCACGATTTAAGGCGAACCGCCTCTACTCTGCTCCACGAAAAAGGCTTTAATTCTGATTGGATTGAGAAGGCATTAGCCCACGAGCAGAAGGGGGTGAGGGCGGTTTATAATAAAGCGGAGTATGCAGAACAACGACGGGAGATGATGCAGAAATGGGCGGATATGGTAGATTGTTGGATTAGGGGGCAATCTGTTTAAAAATAATCTGATAAAATCATTGATTTATGTGTATGCGTGTGTATAATAATTATTGATTAAGACAAGGAGGAAGCATGCACTCAAGAGACTTAATCAAAGAGCTTAAAGCTATCGGTTGTTATCAAATCAGGAGTGGAAAAGGAGATCACCATATTTGGTATAGTCCAAAGACAGGTAAAAAATTTCCAATTACGCATCCTGTTAAAGATATTCCAATCGGTACTTTAAGATCAATCAAAAAATCGGCAGGGCTTTTATAGCTCTGCCGAGCTTAAAGCGGAGGTTATATGCTATTTACAATCGGTGTTGAAACACCACAAGATGAAAATACAGCGTTTGGAATGGTTGTGCCAGCACTTTGTAATGATGAATATAGTTGTTTTAGTGCGGCGGATAGTGAAGGAGAGATTATCCCACAAGTAACAGACGCCATTCATACAATGCTTGAATTAATGATTGATGAAGAATTTGATATTTTGTCAATTAAAGATAAAGGGTTCAGATTTTATAAAACCTTAGAAGATTATGATTATTGTGATACTTGGTTATTAATTGATATTGATTTAACCGCCTATTTTGGCAATAAAAAACGCTTAAATATCACATTGCCACAATATTTAATTGATAGAATTGATAGTAAAGTCACGCATTCTGATATATACCGAGATAGAAGCCATTTCTTAGCCGTTGCCTCACAAAAAGAGCTAGGAAATAGAATTTAATTGGTCAATTTTAATGTGATTATGACCGCTTTTTGCGGTCTTTTTTGTATATGAAGATCTACCTTGCAAAATAATGCAGAATTTGCATAATTTTGCGTGATTTTTTTGCAATAAAAAGATCTAAACAAGGCTATATCTAGCAAGGGAAGATCTAGCTTTTATTTTTGCGTAATAAGAGATCGTTTTAGTGGGCAGGCGTGGCGAGGGAATGACTGCGTTTTGTGCGGTGTGGAAAGGGTTAAAATTTGGGCAAAAATTTAATTTATTGGGTTGGATTATTTTGGGATTTGGTATAATACAATGGCAGGATATTATTATTTAAACAGGCAAAGGCAAGCAGTTCTTTTTGGATTGGTTTTTGCAGTCTATTTATTTTGAATATAAAAAAATACAGCACGTTGTCGCACTGTATTTTTGTCTATAAGGATCTGTTTATTTTTTCTTATCGTCTTTGCTTTCTAACAACTCATATTCCTCAAAAGAAATCACTTCTCGTCCTAGCCAAGTGTTGATTTCTTTTAGTCGGCGTTGTAGTAGTTTTATCTCGTTGATAAAAAATACTTTCGCAGCTTTTTCCACGTCCCCAAATCCCCCAGTGTTGGTTGGGATTATTCCCATTAGTTGTGGTGGAACTCGGTGGGCGGCTAAAATATCATCTCGGCTCGTGTTCTTTATATTTAAAAATTCATCTTTGCCGACGGCGTCAGATAATGGAATCACTTTAATTCCGCCGTCCTTTCCTGCTGGGGCGTGAACGAATAGATTTTTAAAATTTCCTTTTCCTTTCGCTTGTTGTAACTGCTCTTTGATTTGCTCCCCTTCATCTTTGCCGATACCTGCGTCATTCACATAAATAATTGATCCTGCGTGAGCCCCATTCACATAATATTTTCGTCTGAACAATGTTGCACTTTCGTTGAGTAATAGGGATTGTAACGCACCCAAATAAGACGGTATTCCGTAAACTTCTTGATTTAAGTCCGGTTGATACAAATGGAAAATACTATCATCAGGAAATTCATAATCATCAACGCCATTCACTACTTGATAATATTTCCCTTGCTCCACGCCCACACGCACATATTTCGCAAGCGGTGCAGTCACTTTCAATGGTTCGCCTAATTTATTACGTTGCACTTGCAAATAAGCATTGCCAAAAAATAGAAAGTCCTGCACAAATTTTTCAAGTTGGGTGTAGCTTAAAAGGTCGGTGGTTTTAATGGTGCTGAGTAAAATATTTTTCTTAACGTCAATAGCACTTTCGTGATGAGTGGACGCCCCTCGCAATTTGGCCAAGCTGTTAAAACTAATCGGCGGTTCATAGTATTTATCGTGCATTAACACGCTCTCAAAATAATTGAGAATATCCGCACGATCAAGCATTGGGGTTGGATCGCCCAAGCTAAAAGAAAAGGCTTGTATACTTTCCGAAGCGGTGGTTTTTTTATGATTTTTTGCAAATTTTTTAGATTTTTTCATTGTCGATCCTGTTAGTAAGTAGAAATTGTGACACGGTTTGATGTTGCCGTTTCGCCAAACGGTACATTTAAAAGGGCGTGCATAATTGCCCAAGCAATATCGCCGTGACTCGCGTCTTCCGAGCGGTCAGACACATAGGTCATCTTCGTGCCACTGCGGGTCGGTTGGCGTTTGATAGTCATAAAGCTAGTGACGATTTTGTTATCATCAAACTTTAAACGGCGTTTTTGAATTAAGTTGCGAGCCTTCAACACCATTTCATTTTTCAATTCAGGGTTATAAGATAAACCGACTGCGTCAGGGCGGAATTTAAGCACTTCTTGATAAACCCCTGTTCCCATTCCTGTTGCGTCAATGGTAATGCGAGTAATGTTGTAGCTTTCACAATAGTGCTTAATATGTTTGGCTTGTTGTTCGTAATCTTCTGAATGATAGGTTTGGGTGTGTAATACACGATATTCGCCCCCTTCCACTTTCGGCGGTGCAATTAACGCCAGTGCTGCACGGTCGCCAGTAAAAGCAGGATCGTAACCTAGCCACACTTCACGATTGCCAAATGGACGAGCATAACCTTCAAAAGGTTTATAATCTGCCCATTCCATAAGCGAATCTGTTTGACATTTTTCTAAATCAGCAAATTTAAATACACTCAAATTATCATCAGCAAATTCACACATAAACAGCTGATTGAATTTTTCTTCTGAGTTTTCAAATTTCAAATCTTCAATATTAAATAAATCACAGCCTCCTCGCTCTGCGTCATAGATATTCACAATTTGTCGCCATTTGCGATCAGGACATAATTTACCGTGCATTAAATGTTCGTGTGAAATATTGATATTAACGCGATCCGCTTTGGCTCGTCCTTGATTAAACTCTTTACCACTCCAAAACGCATAGGCAGGGTGGGCTTTTGTTGATGGTGTTGAAAAGTAAGTTTGACGAAATTGTTTTTGAGATGCCATTGCACTTGCCACCGTTTGTATTTCATCAAATTTAGGCACCCAAAAGATTTCATCAAAATATAAATTGCCATGATAACTTTGGGCTGTGGCTGAGTTCGTCCCTAAAAAATACAGCTCTGCCCCATTGGGTAATAAAATGGTTTCGCCTTTCAGCTCCACATCTGCCACACGTCTTGCATAAGCGGTAATATAAGAACGGAACATCAATGCTTGCTTTTTACTCGCCGATAAAAAGATTTGGTTTCGCCCTGTTTTGAGTGCGTCCACAAATGCCTCGTGGGCAAAATAATAAGTCGCACCGATTTGGCGTGATTTCAAAATGGTGCGAATGCGATTAGTCAGCCCAGCCGTGTACCACATTTTTTGATAATCAAACATCGTCTTATCAAATTCAGTGATTAACAGCATTTTTTGTTCTTCTGAAATCGGGTTTTTATCACCGGTTTTGCGATTTTCAATATTTTGATTACGGCGTTTTAGTTTAGGGTTCAAGTCCGTTTCATTGCCTTCGCCATAAGAATATTTTTTAATTCTGGCGACACCTTCCATTTGACGGCGTAATAAATCAATTTCTTTAAAATCGCCCCCTGTTTTATTTTCTTTTAAGATCAATAAACAAAGGCGATTTTCAATCGCCATTTCCACACGCCCAACAGGTGCTTTATCTTCCCAGTTTTCTCGCTTTTTCCAACTTGCCACCGTGTTATAAGGCAAATCCAACTGTTTTGCGATTTCTGAAATTTTGTAGCCAGCAAAAAACATCACTTGGGCTTTGCGTTTTTTCTCTGTAGTTTCTAGTTCTTTTTCAGTTTCAGAAAGTTCCATAGCGTTTCATTAAGTTTCCTAACGTTTCATTTGTGATGAAAGTGTAGAAAAGGCATATCGCTATTTATATTTAATTGATTTGTAAAATTATTTTTCACAATTCAAAGGGATAGAACAAAGTAAATAACATTGGCAAGATTTAGCAGAATTCAATTTATGTTACTGAAACAGGAAAACGCAATGCCGAAAAAAACACAAAAATGGTTTGTTGTTGCAACAGAGGGGGCAACCACAGACGGACGCACAATCAACCGCTCTTGGATTGAGCAGATGGCTGAAAGTTATGACCCTAAAACTTATGGGGCAAGAATTAACCTTGAGCATATTAAAACGTGGCTTTATCGTGAAAATGAACCACACGCAAAAAGTTATGGTGATGTTACCGCTTTAAAAACTGCAGAAAATGAAGACGGTAAATTGCAATTACTGGCACAAATTGACCCAACCGATGACCTTATCAAATTAAACAAAGCACGTCAGAAAATCTACACTTCTGTTGAAATTGATCCAAATTTTGCTGATTCAGGCAAGGCTTATTTAGTCGGTTTAGCCGTAACAGATAGCCCTGCAAGTTTAGGGACTGAAATGTTGGCATTTGCAAGCGGTGCAAAAGATAACCCACTTAATAACCGCAAGCAAAATCCTGAAAATGTATTTAGTGAAGCAATTGAAACGGTGTTTGAATTTGCAGAAGAAAAGGAAGAATTTAAGGTTTTGGATAAGCTGAAAAGTTTATTTGCGAAAAAAGAAAAAACCGACAATCAAGTTTTTGCAGATCATCAACAAGCGATTGAGCTTTTAGGTAAAAAAATTGATGAACAGGCGGAAGAATTGGCAAGTTTGAAAGCTGAAAATGCGGAAATTTCTGCAAAATTTACAAAAAATCAAACCGCTTATGAAAAGCTACAAAATACCTTTAATCAATTACGCCAAGAGCCAGAGCAGGAATTTACGCGTCCAACGGTAACAGGCGAAAAAGCAACAGAAATCATTTTATAAGGAAAACCAACTATGCAATTAAACGCAACAACAGAACAAAAATTAATGCAATATGCAGAAGACACAGCAAAACATAATAAAGTGGATTGTAGCCGTGTGTTAAGTGGCTTATCTTATAGCATTGATCCATCAGTCCAACAAAAACTAGAAAAAGAAGTATTATTAAAATCTGATTTTCTAAAACGTATCAATATTGTTCCAGTAACGGAATTAAAAGGCGAAACATTACGCTTAGGCGTGGCAAGTACGATCGCAAGCCGAACTGATACATCGGTGGGCAGTGCGGTGCGTGTGCCTGAAAATATCATGGGAATGGAGCAACAAGACTATGAATGTTTCCAAACCAATTTTGACACCTTTATTTCTTTTGCTCAGCTTGATACTTGGGCAAAATTCCCTGATTTTGGCAAACGTATTGGCGATTTAAAAGCAAAACGTATCGCCCTTGACCGTATTATGATTGGTTGGAACGGTACACAAGCAGCTAAAACGACTAACCGCACTTCAAATCCATTACTGCAAGATGTTAACAAAGGCTGGTTGCAACTTATCCGTGAAAATGCTGCTGAAAGTGTTTTAACTCAAGACAAAACCAAAGATGGCAAAATCATTGTGAATGTCAATAAAGGCGATAAAAATACTGCAGAATACAAAACCCTTGATGGATTAGTTTATGCGGCAACGTCTGATTTAATTGCAGAAGAGTTTCAAGATGAAACAAATCTTGTGGCAATTATGAGCCGTGATTTACTCACAGATAAATATTTCCCACTACAAAACGACCCAACTGCAACAGAAAAACTAGCAGGCGATACGATTATCAGCCAAAAACGTGTCGGTGGATTACCTGCGGTAACCGTGCCATATTTCCCTAAAAAAACCATTTTGATTACGTCACTTGATAACCTTTCTATTTATTATCAAGACGGCAAAATGCGACGTTTGTGGAAAGAACACGCAGAAGCAAACCGCTATGAAGACTTTATGTCATCAAACGAGGCTTATGTTGTTGAAAATTACAAAGCAGTGGCACTCATTGAAAATATTCATTTAGTTGATGAAGACAAAGCCCGTGCGGAAATTACGATTGAAGGTTAACAATGCGATCAACCAAAGCCCATTTTCTTAAAGTCAGTGCTGAAAAAGCCCACGCTCAAGAAAATGCCCCTTTAGAAAACGCCACCGAGTATGAAAAAATGCTTTACCTACTCGCACGCTACAAAAAAGAACTCAGCAATATTCAGTCCCGTGAACAGCGGGCTGAAATGAAAAAGAAAATTTTACCTGAGTTTCTGCCGTGGATTGAAGGGGCGTTAAAAGGGGGAAGTGGTAAACAAGACAACGTTTTAATGACGTGGCAAGTGTGGGCGATTGACTGTGATGAGTTTCATCTCGCTTTACAGATCGCTGACTATGCCATTCATCAAGACTTAGTGTTACCAAGTGGCTTTAAGCGAACCGTTCCCACAATGCTTGCGGAAGAATTTGCCGATAAAGCAAAGGCACAACACAGCATTAATCAGCGTTTTGAAGTGAGCTATTTGGAGCAAGTGCAACGTTTAACCCAAGATTGCGATATTTTCGATGAAAGCCGTGCGAGATTATTGCGTGAATTGGGCATCGAACAAGCTCACAGCAATCCGCAACAAGCGTTGGCAACATTAGAAAAAGCATTGCAACTGAA
This DNA window, taken from Phocoenobacter uteri, encodes the following:
- the guaA gene encoding glutamine-hydrolyzing GMP synthase, with the protein product MNNIHNHKILILDFGSQYTQLIARRVREIGVYCELWAWDVTEEQIREFNPTGIILSGGPESTTEQGSPRAPEYVFNAGVPVLGICYGMQTMAMQLGGLTEGSDHREFGYAQVELKGQDQLFAKLNDNLTASNPQLDVWMSHGDKVTKLPQGFQVTGLTPTCPIASMSDENRQFYGVQFHPEVTHTKQGLGLLTNFVVNICGCETKWTPENIIEDAVARIKAQVGDDEVILGLSGGVDSSVVALLLHRAIGKKLHCVFVDNGLLRLNEADQVMEMFGDKFGLNIIKVDAEQRFLDRLAGVDEPEAKRKIIGNVFVEVFDEESHKHNNVKWLAQGTIYPDVIESAASKTGKAHVIKSHHNVGGLPDYMKLGLVEPLRELFKDEVRKIGLALGLPAEMLNRHPFPGPGLGVRVLGEVRKEYCDLLRKADAIFIEELHNADWYYKVSQAFTVFLPVKSVGVMGDGRKYDWVVSLRAVETIDFMTAHWAHLPYDLLGKVSNRIINEVEGISRVVYDVSGKPPATIEWE
- a CDS encoding tyrosine-type recombinase/integrase; the encoded protein is MLSNSKLKSLKPKEKAYKVADRDGLYVFVSKKGTISFRYDYIINKRRETLTIGRFGADGISLSEAREKLMMARKLVSEGISPANEKRQKKFSLSGCGNFGFFAEKYLKEVELAESTRQLRRATFEREIKPYFGNKLMTEIKAINIRNHCEIIRDRGAPSTAIFVRDFFNLVYKFAISKGAEFGNPAEKVANSSIATFKPRERVLTPREIHLFFNELNNTERYFTLRKGILFILYTMVRKGELVSAKWDEFDFNKNIWTIPAERMKARRSHNVYLSRQALELLTAFKIYSEESEFVIPSRTSLFKPVSLSSLNRVVSETVKIMQDKGMEIDHFTIHDLRRTASTLLHEKGFNSDWIEKALAHEQKGVRAVYNKAEYAEQRREMMQKWADMVDCWIRGQSV
- a CDS encoding type II toxin-antitoxin system HicA family toxin → MHSRDLIKELKAIGCYQIRSGKGDHHIWYSPKTGKKFPITHPVKDIPIGTLRSIKKSAGLL
- a CDS encoding type II toxin-antitoxin system HicB family antitoxin → MLFTIGVETPQDENTAFGMVVPALCNDEYSCFSAADSEGEIIPQVTDAIHTMLELMIDEEFDILSIKDKGFRFYKTLEDYDYCDTWLLIDIDLTAYFGNKKRLNITLPQYLIDRIDSKVTHSDIYRDRSHFLAVASQKELGNRI
- a CDS encoding phage portal protein, which gives rise to MKKSKKFAKNHKKTTASESIQAFSFSLGDPTPMLDRADILNYFESVLMHDKYYEPPISFNSLAKLRGASTHHESAIDVKKNILLSTIKTTDLLSYTQLEKFVQDFLFFGNAYLQVQRNKLGEPLKVTAPLAKYVRVGVEQGKYYQVVNGVDDYEFPDDSIFHLYQPDLNQEVYGIPSYLGALQSLLLNESATLFRRKYYVNGAHAGSIIYVNDAGIGKDEGEQIKEQLQQAKGKGNFKNLFVHAPAGKDGGIKVIPLSDAVGKDEFLNIKNTSRDDILAAHRVPPQLMGIIPTNTGGFGDVEKAAKVFFINEIKLLQRRLKEINTWLGREVISFEEYELLESKDDKKK
- a CDS encoding terminase large subunit domain-containing protein, with the translated sequence MELSETEKELETTEKKRKAQVMFFAGYKISEIAKQLDLPYNTVASWKKRENWEDKAPVGRVEMAIENRLCLLILKENKTGGDFKEIDLLRRQMEGVARIKKYSYGEGNETDLNPKLKRRNQNIENRKTGDKNPISEEQKMLLITEFDKTMFDYQKMWYTAGLTNRIRTILKSRQIGATYYFAHEAFVDALKTGRNQIFLSASKKQALMFRSYITAYARRVADVELKGETILLPNGAELYFLGTNSATAQSYHGNLYFDEIFWVPKFDEIQTVASAMASQKQFRQTYFSTPSTKAHPAYAFWSGKEFNQGRAKADRVNINISHEHLMHGKLCPDRKWRQIVNIYDAERGGCDLFNIEDLKFENSEEKFNQLFMCEFADDNLSVFKFADLEKCQTDSLMEWADYKPFEGYARPFGNREVWLGYDPAFTGDRAALALIAPPKVEGGEYRVLHTQTYHSEDYEQQAKHIKHYCESYNITRITIDATGMGTGVYQEVLKFRPDAVGLSYNPELKNEMVLKARNLIQKRRLKFDDNKIVTSFMTIKRQPTRSGTKMTYVSDRSEDASHGDIAWAIMHALLNVPFGETATSNRVTISTY
- a CDS encoding GPO family capsid scaffolding protein; this translates as MPKKTQKWFVVATEGATTDGRTINRSWIEQMAESYDPKTYGARINLEHIKTWLYRENEPHAKSYGDVTALKTAENEDGKLQLLAQIDPTDDLIKLNKARQKIYTSVEIDPNFADSGKAYLVGLAVTDSPASLGTEMLAFASGAKDNPLNNRKQNPENVFSEAIETVFEFAEEKEEFKVLDKLKSLFAKKEKTDNQVFADHQQAIELLGKKIDEQAEELASLKAENAEISAKFTKNQTAYEKLQNTFNQLRQEPEQEFTRPTVTGEKATEIIL
- a CDS encoding phage major capsid protein, P2 family: MQLNATTEQKLMQYAEDTAKHNKVDCSRVLSGLSYSIDPSVQQKLEKEVLLKSDFLKRINIVPVTELKGETLRLGVASTIASRTDTSVGSAVRVPENIMGMEQQDYECFQTNFDTFISFAQLDTWAKFPDFGKRIGDLKAKRIALDRIMIGWNGTQAAKTTNRTSNPLLQDVNKGWLQLIRENAAESVLTQDKTKDGKIIVNVNKGDKNTAEYKTLDGLVYAATSDLIAEEFQDETNLVAIMSRDLLTDKYFPLQNDPTATEKLAGDTIISQKRVGGLPAVTVPYFPKKTILITSLDNLSIYYQDGKMRRLWKEHAEANRYEDFMSSNEAYVVENYKAVALIENIHLVDEDKARAEITIEG
- the gpM gene encoding phage terminase small subunit, which codes for MRSTKAHFLKVSAEKAHAQENAPLENATEYEKMLYLLARYKKELSNIQSREQRAEMKKKILPEFLPWIEGALKGGSGKQDNVLMTWQVWAIDCDEFHLALQIADYAIHQDLVLPSGFKRTVPTMLAEEFADKAKAQHSINQRFEVSYLEQVQRLTQDCDIFDESRARLLRELGIEQAHSNPQQALATLEKALQLNNNIGVKGEIKKLRKQLENADTQ